One segment of Micromonospora parathelypteridis DNA contains the following:
- a CDS encoding Rv3235 family protein — protein MSEARPGPSRPPVRLRPVPPIDPPYVDETDEAYWPAPTHGQLALDLFASTRPDPVRPPSRRTALRPVPSRSTTHPVTPIPPATAPEATRAAHRFVGSCLEVVNGYRSPAQVRALLDPARASDLLTELARASGRAAAPRRRAGRPLVRLLRLRVCEPREAAVEAAAVLTGAGGQSWAMALRLEHRRGRWLCTALHVL, from the coding sequence ATGAGCGAGGCACGACCCGGTCCGTCCCGGCCACCCGTGCGACTGCGCCCCGTCCCGCCCATCGACCCGCCCTACGTCGACGAGACCGACGAGGCGTACTGGCCAGCACCGACCCACGGTCAGCTCGCCCTCGACCTGTTCGCCTCGACCCGGCCAGATCCGGTCCGGCCCCCGTCGCGCCGGACCGCTCTCCGCCCGGTGCCCAGCCGGTCGACCACCCACCCGGTCACCCCGATACCGCCAGCGACCGCCCCGGAAGCCACTCGGGCCGCTCATCGGTTCGTCGGCAGTTGCCTGGAGGTGGTGAACGGCTACCGTTCGCCGGCGCAGGTGCGAGCGCTGCTCGACCCGGCCCGAGCAAGCGACCTCCTGACCGAGCTGGCCCGGGCGTCCGGGCGGGCCGCGGCACCGCGCCGCCGCGCTGGCCGACCATTGGTCCGGCTGCTCCGCCTGCGGGTCTGCGAGCCCCGGGAGGCCGCGGTGGAGGCGGCCGCCGTCCTCACCGGCGCGGGCGGTCAGAGCTGGGCGATGGCGCTCCGCCTGGAACATCGTCGGGGCCGCTGGCTCTGCACCGCCCTACACGTCCTCTGA
- a CDS encoding DUF6912 family protein, whose translation MTDELVRVYVPATVPMLARLREDGLTADQAHAVTPALREWYAEGDEEELEYVAFTRAAQDALNLLRADPTAPRRRVVVSADLPASVLGRGDGELGSSTVTLADAVPVGAVAAIHVDGADAVEEVAAAAEVVAEAAAGDPDAQFTVDGAEDHELEWYDVTELDLLLRAAS comes from the coding sequence GTGACCGACGAGCTTGTCCGGGTGTATGTGCCGGCGACCGTACCGATGCTGGCCCGGCTGCGTGAGGACGGGCTGACCGCTGACCAGGCGCACGCGGTGACCCCGGCGCTGCGCGAGTGGTACGCCGAGGGCGACGAGGAGGAGCTGGAGTACGTCGCGTTCACCCGGGCCGCCCAGGACGCGCTGAACCTGCTCCGGGCCGACCCGACCGCTCCCCGCCGCCGCGTCGTCGTCTCGGCCGACCTGCCGGCGAGCGTGCTCGGGCGGGGTGACGGTGAGCTGGGTTCCAGCACGGTGACGTTGGCCGACGCCGTGCCGGTTGGTGCCGTCGCGGCGATCCACGTGGACGGCGCGGACGCGGTCGAGGAGGTCGCCGCGGCGGCCGAAGTGGTGGCCGAGGCGGCCGCTGGCGACCCCGACGCCCAGTTCACCGTCGATGGCGCCGAGGACCACGAGCTGGAGTGGTACGACGTGACGGAGCTGGACCTGCTGCTACGCGCAGCCAGCTAA
- the pruA gene encoding L-glutamate gamma-semialdehyde dehydrogenase — protein sequence MDAVFSVPEPRNEPVRNYEPGSPDRDRLQRRLTELAAERIDLPMTIGGEQRMAAGDPINVVQPHRHAHVLGVTAHATHEDAHAAIKAAKDAAPMWRALPFEERAAIFLRAAELLAGPWRDTLNAATMLGQSKTAIQAEIDAACEFIDFLRFNVHFARRLLEEQPASSPGVWNRFDHRPLEGFVYAVTPFNFTAIAGNLPSAPALLGNTVIWKPGPTQQFAAHFTMRLFEAAGLPPGVINMVTGRGEEVSDVVLADPDLAGIHFTGSTKVFQQLWRTVGDNIARYRGYPRLVGETGGKDFVVAHTSADVDALHTALIRGAYEYQGQKCSAASRAYVPRSIWEGGLRDRLAATTDSLTYGDVADFSNFGGAVIDDKAFARHTAALELIAGDDSCRVLAGGTADDSVGYFVRPTLFECDDAAHETFTTEYFGPILGVHVFDDARFDEVVAQAESIAPYALTGSVFATDRRVVEAVGERMRYAAGNFYINDKPTGAVVGQQPFGGARASGTNDKAGSWLNLVRWVSPRTIKETFVPPTDHTYPHMG from the coding sequence ATGGATGCCGTCTTCTCCGTTCCCGAGCCGCGCAACGAGCCGGTTCGCAACTACGAGCCGGGCAGCCCCGACCGGGACCGGCTCCAGCGGCGGCTGACCGAGCTCGCCGCCGAGCGCATCGACCTGCCGATGACCATCGGCGGTGAGCAGCGGATGGCCGCCGGTGACCCGATCAATGTGGTGCAGCCGCACCGGCACGCGCACGTGCTGGGTGTGACCGCGCACGCCACCCACGAGGACGCCCACGCCGCGATCAAGGCCGCCAAGGACGCCGCTCCGATGTGGCGGGCGCTGCCCTTCGAGGAGCGCGCCGCGATCTTCCTGCGCGCCGCCGAGCTGCTCGCCGGTCCCTGGCGCGACACCCTCAACGCCGCCACCATGCTGGGTCAGTCGAAGACCGCGATCCAGGCGGAGATCGACGCGGCGTGCGAGTTCATCGACTTCCTCCGGTTCAACGTGCACTTCGCCCGCCGCCTGCTCGAGGAGCAGCCGGCGTCCTCGCCGGGCGTCTGGAACCGCTTCGACCACCGCCCGCTGGAGGGCTTCGTCTACGCGGTCACCCCGTTCAACTTCACCGCTATCGCCGGCAACCTGCCGTCGGCGCCGGCCCTGCTGGGCAACACGGTGATCTGGAAGCCGGGCCCGACCCAGCAGTTCGCCGCGCACTTCACCATGCGGCTGTTCGAGGCCGCCGGCCTGCCGCCCGGCGTGATCAACATGGTCACCGGCCGGGGCGAGGAGGTCTCCGACGTCGTGCTGGCCGACCCGGACCTGGCCGGCATCCACTTCACCGGTTCGACCAAGGTCTTCCAGCAGTTGTGGCGGACCGTCGGCGACAACATCGCCCGCTACCGGGGCTACCCGCGCCTGGTCGGCGAGACCGGCGGCAAGGACTTCGTGGTCGCGCACACCAGCGCCGACGTGGACGCCCTGCACACCGCGCTGATCCGTGGCGCCTACGAGTACCAGGGCCAGAAGTGTTCGGCGGCCTCACGGGCGTACGTGCCGCGCTCGATCTGGGAGGGTGGGCTGCGCGACCGGCTGGCCGCCACCACCGACTCGCTGACCTACGGCGACGTGGCCGACTTCAGCAACTTCGGCGGCGCGGTGATCGACGACAAGGCGTTCGCCCGGCACACCGCGGCGCTGGAGTTGATCGCCGGTGACGACAGCTGCCGGGTGCTCGCCGGTGGCACCGCCGACGACTCGGTCGGCTACTTCGTCCGGCCGACGCTCTTCGAGTGCGACGACGCCGCCCACGAGACCTTCACCACCGAGTACTTCGGGCCGATCCTGGGCGTGCACGTGTTCGACGACGCCCGCTTCGACGAGGTGGTCGCGCAGGCCGAGTCGATCGCCCCGTACGCGCTGACCGGGTCGGTGTTCGCCACCGACCGCCGGGTGGTCGAGGCGGTCGGCGAGCGCATGCGGTACGCGGCCGGCAACTTCTACATCAACGACAAGCCGACCGGCGCGGTGGTCGGGCAGCAGCCGTTCGGTGGCGCCCGAGCCAGTGGCACCAACGACAAGGCCGGCTCCTGGCTCAACCTGGTCCGCTGGGTGTCGCCGCGCACGATCAAGGAGACCTTCGTGCCGCCGACCGACCACACGTACCCCCACATGGGCTGA
- a CDS encoding helix-turn-helix domain-containing protein gives MEPRFLLLSDVAAELNVSDSQVYHMVRSGELPAIKIGGRGQWRVERARLEDYIARKYDETADWVQSNPLIDRDPE, from the coding sequence GTGGAGCCGAGGTTCCTGCTGCTCTCCGACGTCGCCGCCGAGCTGAACGTGTCGGATTCGCAGGTCTACCACATGGTGCGCAGCGGTGAACTGCCGGCGATCAAGATCGGTGGACGCGGCCAGTGGCGCGTCGAGCGCGCGCGCCTGGAGGATTACATAGCGCGCAAGTACGACGAAACCGCAGACTGGGTGCAGAGCAATCCGCTGATCGACCGCGACCCAGAGTAG